A single Aspergillus puulaauensis MK2 DNA, chromosome 7, nearly complete sequence DNA region contains:
- the KRE2 gene encoding glycosyltransferase family 15 protein (CAZy:GT15;~COG:G;~EggNog:ENOG410PG1J;~InterPro:IPR029044,IPR002685;~PFAM:PF01793;~TransMembrane:1 (n12-24c30/31o402-425i);~go_component: GO:0016020 - membrane [Evidence IEA];~go_function: GO:0000030 - mannosyltransferase activity [Evidence IEA];~go_process: GO:0006486 - protein glycosylation [Evidence IEA]) has translation MAPTQGKYTRYLILAILGLALFFLSRRSLPLPGTKHGSGGIHQPSEHSQSSDESESLGGYTLNRHSSSEVLRFAATHPGGRANATFVTLARNSDVWEISQAIRQVEDRFNNKFHYDWVFLNDQPFDDNFIRITTSLISGTPRYGQIPPEQWSYPDWIDQDKAREVREDMRDKKIIYGHLESYRHMCRYESGFFFRHPLLQEYEFYWRVEPGIELFCDIPYDPFVFMKENDKKYSFVMSLFEYPGTVPTLWDTVKEFINEHPEHVAEGNSMQFLSDDNGKNYNMCHFWSNFEIGSLDWLRSKEYVDYFETLDRKGGFYYERWGDAPIHSIAAGLFLKKEQLQFWDEIAYFHMPYTHCPHDEQLRMDLRCSCDPGGNFDWRDGSCLPRYYLANGIPLPDGVNTYGWLSTLGMIILLAGFIGLLIIAINPRARNHALLGGQHLYRQSQTFWERYQKERLEWEIERLARTRSNS, from the exons ATGGCGCCGACACAGGGGAAGTATACGCGGTATCTTATACTCGCTATCTTG GGATTggcccttttcttcctctcaaGACGTTCGCTTCCTCTCCCCGGCACAAAACATGGCTCTGGTGGCATTCACCAACCCTCAGAGCACTCCCAATCCTCTGATGAGTCTGAATCGCTAGGAGGATATACACTGAATAGACATTCGAGTAGCGAGGTACTGCGATTTGCTGCTACTCACCCTGGCGGCCGTGCGAACGCGACGTTTGTGACTCTAGCACGTAATTCGGACGTATGGGAGATCTCGCAAGCCATTCGCCAGGTGGAGGACCGTTTCAACAACAAATTTCACTATGATTGGGTCTTTTTGAATGACCAACCTTTTGACGACAATTTCATCCGCATCACAACCTCGCTGATATCCGGCACGCCCCGCTATGGCCAAATCCCACCGGAGCAATGGTCGTATCCTGACTGGATTGACCAGGATAAAGCAAGGGAAGTGCGGGAAGATATGCGTGACAAGAAAATCATATACGGTCACTTAGAAAGCTACCGACACATGTGTCGTTACGAAtcgggtttcttcttccgtcatcctctccttcaGGAATATGAGTTCTATTGGCGGGTGGAACCGGGCATAGAACTATTCTGTGACATCCCATATGACCCTTTCGTGTTTATGAAAGAGAACGACAAGAAATATAGCTTCGTAATGAGCTTATTTGAATATCCAGGCACCGTCCCAACACTTTGGGACACCGTGAAGGAGTTCATAAACGAGCATCCTGAACATGTTGCAGAAGGGAATTCGATGCAATTTTTAAGTGACGACAATGGTAAAAACTACAACATGTGTCACTTC TGGTCGAATTTTGAGATCGGAAGCTTGGACTGGTTGAGATCCAAGGAGTACGTTGACTACTTCGAAACCCTAGATCGGAAAGGTGGCTTCTATTATGAGAGATGGGGCGATGCACCTATTCATTCAATCGCCGCCGGGTTGTTTCTCAAGAAGGAGCAGTTGCAATTCTGGGATGAAATCGCCTACTTCCATATGCCATACACTCATTGTCCCCACGATGAACAATTGAGGATGGACCTCCGGTGTAGCTGCGATCCAGGGGGAAATTTTGACTGGAGGGACGGGTCAT GCCTGCCCCGTTACTACCTAGCTAACGGCATTCCGTTACCTGACGGTGTCAATACATACGGCTGGCTATCAACATTGGGAATGATCATTCTCCTGGCAGGCTTCATTGGCCTTTtgatcatcgccatcaaccccCGCGCGCGGAACCACGCCCTTCTAGGAGGACAACATTTATATAGGCAAAGCCAAACCTTCTGGGAGCGATATCAGAAAGAGAGACTCGAGTGGGAGATAGAAAGGCTAGCTCGAACGCGCTCCAACTCATAA
- a CDS encoding mitochondrial 37S ribosomal protein uS12m (BUSCO:EOG092653KS;~COG:J;~EggNog:ENOG410PP82;~InterPro:IPR006032,IPR012340,IPR005679;~PFAM:PF00164;~go_component: GO:0005840 - ribosome [Evidence IEA];~go_component: GO:0015935 - small ribosomal subunit [Evidence IEA];~go_function: GO:0003735 - structural constituent of ribosome [Evidence IEA];~go_process: GO:0006412 - translation [Evidence IEA]), whose protein sequence is MPSLFSPLALRTLRTLVQRPTISAAAIKPTSSAPRFQPILRTSAAAQAFAFAAKPSAIRQFSTSPFRQATFNQVRRGCRTSQAARRSRSPALINRSQMKGVCMKTGITKPKKPNSGERKTARVRLTSGKVVTAYIPGEGHNVQQHSVVLVRGGRAPDCPGVKYHLVRGAMDLGGVASRVNSRSKYGTKKPKKE, encoded by the exons ATGCcgtccctcttctctcccctGGCCCTCCGCACCCTGCGGACACTCGTCCAACGGccaaccatctccgccgccgccatcaaaCCTACATCTTCAGCTCCCCGATTCCAACCCATCCTCCGCACATCCGCCGCGGCGCAAGCATTCGCATTCGCCGCAAAGCCCTCCGCGATTCGCCAATTCTCAACCTCTCCTTTCCGCCAGGCAACATTTAACCAAGTCCGCCGCGGGTGCCGGACTTCGCAGGCCGCCCGCCGCTCTCGTTCCCCTGCGCTGATCAACCGATCTCAAATGAAGGGTGTATGCATGAAGACGGGTATCACGAAGCCCAAGAAGCCCAATTCCGGTGAAAGAAAGACGGCTAGGGTACGCTTGACTAGTGGAAAGGTTGTCACGGCTTATATTCCTGGTGAAG GCCATAATGTCCAGCAACACAGTGTCGTTCTTGTTCGCGGTGGTCGTGCGCCGGATTGTCCTGGTGTGAAATACCATCTAGTGAGAGGGGCTATGGACTTG GGTGGTGTTGCCAGCCGAGTGAATAGCAGATCGAAGTACGGCacgaagaagcccaagaaggaGTAG
- a CDS encoding proteasome maturation protein (BUSCO:EOG092654XA;~COG:O;~EggNog:ENOG410PRK2;~InterPro:IPR008012;~PFAM:PF05348;~go_process: GO:0043248 - proteasome assembly [Evidence IEA]), which produces MSLRLAPPSSHPSQTTNTSTHHRPNTQTSKGAPSAPGLPDTLRDNITLQAPRGAPSTQPSTATSTHPLEARLLAWRQTQDALKMEGLRRTYGIAEPVRRGMELKIVRDGTFRPAVLGGNKGGNLHEDILVLGGRDAEVGWEDVFQGDEFKEPPAFHDEMEKRLRMD; this is translated from the exons ATG TCTCTCCGTCTCGCCCCTCCCTCGTCACACCCATCCCAAACAACAAACACATCAACCCATCACCGCCCCAACACCCAGACCTCAAAAGGCGCTCCTTCCGCTCCCGGTCTCCCCGACACCCTCCGTGACAACATCACTCTACAAGCCCCCCGTGGTGCCCCATCCACCCAACCGTCTACAGCAACTTCCACACACCCACTAGAAGCCCGCCTCCTCGCGTGGCGTCAAACCCAAGATGCACTGAAGATGGAGGGTCTCCGCCGCACATATGGGATTGCTGAGCCTGTCCGACGTGGTATGGAGCTGAAGATTGTTCGCGACGGTACATTCCGGCCTGCTGTGCTTGGTGGGAATAAGGGCGGAAATCTGCATGAGGATATCCTTGTTCTTGGTGGAAGAGATGCGGAGGTTGGCTGGGAGGATGTTTTCCAGG GAGACGAATTCAAGGAGCCACCTGCTTTCCAcgatgagatggagaagcGGCTGCGGATGGATTAG
- a CDS encoding uncharacterized protein (COG:S;~EggNog:ENOG410PPFQ;~InterPro:IPR029071,IPR039540,IPR040015;~PFAM:PF13881) — MASKDHAQADGPDPATSAAESIFTTPEPSQPVFSTAVEADDSAIKSAPSTDAPQESTATGPTNTNTTDNVDLSAPIPSQQSDTEAVPLATVSPETEEQKVAATAPEPSSDASVKEPEESGPSLTIVLLLITGTRYPIKIDANYLRKRDITVDNNDPFAMSVYTLKELIWRSWQEDWETRPSSPSSIRLISFGKLLDDKSPLSDSKFSSDAPNVVHMTVKPQEVVDEEDAKGGKTQYSRDRDTSERSPRCRCVIQ, encoded by the exons ATGGCTTCAAAGGATCACGCACAGGCGGACGGTCCAGACCCTGCCACAAGCGCGGCTGAATCGATATTCACTACCCCCGAACCCTCACAACCCGTGTTTAGCACAGCTGTGGAAGCGGACGACAGTGCGATCAAGTCTGCCCCGTCTACAGACGCCCCGCAGGAGAGTACAGCGACTGGCCCCACGAATACGAATACCACAGACAATGTTGATCTCTCCGCACCCATCCCTTCACAACAGAGTGATACAGAGGCAGTTCCTTTAGCCACCGTATCACCAGAAACAGAGGAGCAAAAGGTAGCGGCAACAGCACCCGAGCCATCATCCGATGCATCAGTCAAAGAACCGGAAGAATCCGGGCCTTCCTTGACAATCGTCCTGCTGTTAATAACGGGCACGCGATACCCCATCAAAATCGATGCAAACTACTTGCGGAAAAGAGATATCACCGTGGATAATAATGATCCGTTTGCTATGAGCGTTTACACTTTGAAGGAGTTGATCTGGAGATCATGGCAGGAAG ATTGGGAAACCCGCCCATCATCCCCTAGCTCTATCCGCCTAATCTCGTTCGGAAAGCTACTTGACGATAAATCTCCCCTCTCAG ACTCCAAGTTCAGCAGTGACGCACCCAATGTAGTGCATATGACTGTTAAACCCCaggaggttgttgacgaggaggacgccAAGGGTGGTAAGACACAGTACTCTCGCGATCGAGACACCAGTGAACGGAGTCCAAGGTGCCGCTGTGTTATCCAATGA
- a CDS encoding SPX and EXS domain-containing protein (COG:U;~EggNog:ENOG410PJWS;~InterPro:IPR033507,IPR004342,IPR004331;~PFAM:PF03105,PF03124;~TransMembrane:10 (i487-508o528-549i570-592o598-616i628-646o658-677i689-710o722-738i750-772o792-814i);~go_component: GO:0016021 - integral component of membrane [Evidence IEA]): MKFAKELEHELVPEWRAKYLDYKAGKKKVKAIARAIQKANRTPNNPSIRRPPPGQGDQSDTPLGSNRSASFRRAEKQIDGSDGEYNLTVKSPSLTSRSTPGQRHERQPLRVPGSRFSAVVGSYGSILASPPQHPGTSDAASLELPDPAIDYHDDARSSERHTDRRIAPQTPSPVMSRQGTSRAAFKDPTHHTPPAKQPVATSGESKKSVASGSSSRRNSRLLKRVLSTTESAEKLAEAEQRTEVERKQDEFFAFLDSELAKIESFYHMKEQEATARLKVLREQLHTMRDQRIQEILHAKRYRNRDAEPKPTETLGTFNGRLFKDAFPGRRIGKNSKALAALATPGGGQAQDSDSIVRRRDFTRQPPEPQQQPKSEVPYRSAKRKLKYALQEFYRGVELLKAYAYLNRTAFRKINKKYDKVVDTRPSMRYMGDKVNRAWFVQSEVTESLLAIAEDLYARYFEGGKRKIAASKLRHTIRKSGDYSPNTFRCGLLAMAGILFAIQSLIYASQHLRGEDATIRTHTSYLLQIYGGYFLVVFHFLLFCLDCMVWDRTKINYVFVFEYDTRHALDWRQLTELPCFFLFILGLFMWLNFLSVNDMFVYWPVVLIGLTLIVLFLPARILYHRSRKWWAYSNWRLLLAGLYPVEFRDFFLGDMYCSQTYAMGNISLFFCLYAKHWGDPPMCNSSHSRLLGFFTTLPSIWRAFQCIRRYVDTKNIFPHLLNFGKYLFGVLYYATLSMYRIEKVTRFQAPFITFALLNAVYTSVWDLAMDWSLGNVYAKHPLLRETLAFRRVWVYYVAMVLDVVVRFNWIFYAIFAHDLQHSAVLSFVVSFSEICRRGIWTIFRVENEHCTNVLLFRASRDVPLPYEVPSTGGQAEQPSEQPQAQDAQAAVSPSPAGDVEQATPSTPGRPRALSRVGTMLASAHAQDFQRKRQPGEMGGATVAHGETDTPDDTSDEEDSGDTRSYRDAEDAIVEEVPSDDTR, translated from the exons ATGAAGTTCGCCAA AGAATTGGAGCACGAGCTGGTTCCAGAGTGGCGGGCCAAATACTTAGACTACAAG gctgggaaaaagaaagtcaaggCAATCGCGCGCGCCATCCAAAAAGCCAATCGCACTCCCAACAACCCTTCGATTCGGCGTCCCCCACCTGGACAAGGCGATCAATCAGATACACCACTTGGGTCGAACCGCTCCGCATCATTTCGTCGGGCGGAAAAACAAATCGACGGGTCCGATGGAGAGTACAATCTCACAGTGAAGAGCCCCAGTCTGACTTCGCGGTCAACTCCTGGTCAAAGACATGAACGGCAGCCCCTACGCGTGCCTGGATCGCGGTTTTCTGCCGTGGTTGGAAGCTATGGAAGCATACTTGCATCCCCCCCGCAGCATCCGGGGACGTCAGACGCGGCTTCCCTCGAGTTGCCTGACCCAGCAATAGATTATCATGATGATGCTCGTTCTTCGGAAAGACACACGGATCGTCGAATTGCACCTCAGACGCCGTCTCCTGTCATGTCGCGACAGGGCACCAGTAGGGCTGCTTTCAAAGATCCGACACATCACACGCCCCCGGCAAAACAGCCGGTTGCGACAAGTGGTGAATCCAAGAAAAGCGTAGCCTCGGGTTCTTCCAGTCGACGGAATTCCCGTCTTCTGAAGCGCGTTCTATCGACAACCGAATCAGCAGAGAAGCTTGCAGAGGCTGAGCAACGCACCGAAGTCGAGCGGAAACAAGATGagttctttgcttttctcgACAGCGAATTGGCAAAGATTGAATCCTTTTATCACATGAAAGAGCAGGAAGCTACTGCTCGTTTAAAGGTGTTGCGGGAGCAATTGCATACCATGAGAGACCAGCGGATACAAGAGATCCTGCATGCGAAGAGATATCGAAATCGAGATGCTGAACCCAAACCGACTGAAACTCTGGGTACATTTAACGGTCGCCTGTTTAAAGATGCGTTTCCGGGGCGTCGCATCGGAAAGAACTCCAAGGCCCTGGCGGCTTTGGCTACCCCCGGAGGCGGGCAAGCACAGGATTCTGATAGCATCGTTAGGCGGAGGGATTTCACTCGCCAGCCGCCAGaaccgcaacagcaaccGAAGTCTGAAGTCCCGTATCGATCTGCAAAGAGGAAATTGAAGTATGCTTTGCAAGAGTTCTACCGAGGCGTAGAGCTTCTGAAGGCTTATGCCTATCTCAATAGGACTGCCTTCCGgaagataaataaaaagtacGATAAGGTTGTCGACACACGCCCGTCAATGAGGTATATGGGCGACAAAGTCAACCGAGCTTGGTTTGTGCAAAGCGAGGTGACCGAAAGCCTGCTAGCCATTGCGGAAGACCTGTATGCTCGCTATTTTGAGGGCGGCAAACGCAAGATTGCAGCGTCGAAACTGCGCCATACTATCAGGAAATCCGGTGATTACTCACCAAATACTTTTCGCTGTGGTCTGCTTGCGATGGCTGGAATTCTATTTGCAATTCAGAGTCTTATTTACGCGAGTCAACACCTTCGGGGCGAGGACGCAACGATACGTACTCACACGAGTTACTTACTTCAG ATTTACGGAGGATACTTTTTGGttgtttttcattttttGCTATTTTGTTTAGATTGCATGGTCTGGGATAGGACCAAGATAAACTATGTTTTCGTTTTTGAATACGATACTAGACATGCTCTGGACTGGCGCCAGTTAACTGAG CTCCcttgtttcttcttgttcaTATTAGGTCTCTTTATGTGGCTCAACTTCCTGTCGGTCAATGACATGTTTGTTTATTGGCCTGTCGTGCTTATAGGTTTAACTTTGATTGTGTTATTCTTGCCAGCACGCATCTTATACCACCGGAGTCGAAAATGGTGGGCATATTCAAAT TGGCGTCTCCTGCTGGCAGGATTATACCCTGTTGAATTTCgtgacttcttcctcggtgatATGTACTGTTCCCAGACATATGCAATGGGC AATATTTCGCTGTTCTTTTGCCTCTATGCAAAGCACTGGGGCGATCCCCCAATGTGCAATTCGTCTCACTCACGACTACTAGGGTTCTTCACTACCCTTCCATCTATTTGGAGAGCTTTTCAGTGCATCCGCCGTTATGTGGATACGAAGAACATTTTCCCACATCTCCTGAATTTTGGCAAATACTTGTTCGGAGTACTATATTACGCAACATTGAGCATGTACCGCATTGAAAAAGTAACCCGGTTTCAGGCTCCTTTTATTACATTCGCGCTGTTGAACGCTGTGTATACTTCCGTGTGGGACTTGGCCATGGACTGGAGTTTAGGCAACGTCTATGCGAAACACCCCCTGCTGCGCGAAACCTTAGCATTTAGAAGGGTATGGGTTTACTATGTGGCCATGGTACTGGATGTTGTCGTTCGTTTCAATTGGATCTTCTACGCTATCTTCGCGCATGATTTGCAGCATTCGGCCGTGCTCAGCTTCGTTGTCTCCTTCTCCGAAATCTGCCGACGAGGCATATGGACGATATTCCGAGTCGAAAACGAGCACTGCACAAACGTTCTCCTCTTCCGTGCCTCCAGAGATGTTCCTCTACCCTATGAGGTGCCATCTACAGGTGGGCAAGCCGAGCAACCGTCCGAACAGCCACAGGCGCAAGATGCACAAGCTGCTGTCTCACCTTCGCCTGCTGGTGACGTCGAACAGGCAACTCCGTCAACACCCGGTCGCCCACGAGCCCTCTCTCGCGTTGGAACTATGTTGGCGTCTGCTCACGCGCAAGACTTTCAGCGAAAACGACAACCAGGTGAAATGGGCGGAGCTACTGTGGCACACGGCGAGACGGATACTCCTGACGATACaagcgacgaggaagactcTGGCGACACCCGATCGTATAGGGATGCAGAAGACGCAATTGTGGAGGAGGTCCCATCGGACGACACTCGCTGA
- a CDS encoding uncharacterized protein (TransMembrane:9 (i40-60o66-87i99-119o146-163i184-201o216-236i243-261o281-299i371-392o)), with product MVHCARKLEKYAGHPLRFFEGRISREAVQKITLTLSDQQLITGTSIFIAIFAHMCDITQYHFRIAYYLGAASFLTHQATVMIVSDFLKDFPLRRAWRMLWVIAIFAFVFLNNLVVYSSHFRSDSGLSVLCLFPPKLSATNYPANKILLILTSIFWAWGLLAVVRDLFPELLSCLRKLFRPLVPMLEKAFNIISGQGIYLWAQEREKATEPQSASRYMWRLLQAILFPPIVFSFSLTQLVSSTVIDLFRIITSLVATSLGISRSKTSSYVVDEDSVWNFGQIMSIFLLALPLFQALELLYEGWQASPRKGQVMDLDINSSSADLNQPTVSERDVFQFSRVVNAETFRENPTSTASSSVDLKERLYRSLAFRIWMRFLVLGMTAATCLVCTGLFGQEIVL from the exons ATGGTTCACTGCGCAAGAAAACTCGAGAAGTATGCAGGACACCCACTGCGATTCTTCGAGGGTCGAATCTCCAGAGAAGCTGTCCAGAAGATCACCTTGACCTTGAGTGACCAACAGCTCATCACGGGGACTTCTATCTTCATTGCGATATTCGCCCATATGTGCGACATCACGCAATATCACTTCAGAATCGCCTACTATCTAGGCGCTGCCAGCTTCCTGACACACCAGGCTACAGTTATGATTGTCAGTGACTTTCTTAAGGACTTTCCCCTAAGGAGAGCATGGCGGATGCTCTGGGTCATCGCTATCTTTGCTTTTGTCTTTCTCAATAACCTTGTTGTTTATAGCTCACACTTTCGCAGCGACTCAGGACTCTCGGTGCTGTGTCTCTTTCCCCCCAAGCTCAGCGCCACCAACTATCCTGCAAACAAGATCTTGCTTATCCTTACCTCTATTTTCTGGGCTTGGGGTCTCTTGGCCGTGGTGCGAGACCTGTTCCCCGAGCTTCTGTCCTGCCTGCGCAAGCTATTTCGTCCATTGGTGCCAATGCTGGAGAAGGCATTCAATATTATCTCCGGTCAAGGCATATACCTCTGGGCTcaggaaagagaaaaagcAACAGAACCACAAAGCGCATCCAGATATATGTGGCGACTCCTGCAGGCGATCCTTTTTCCTCCAAtcgtcttctccttcagcttAACGCAGCTTGTCTCTTCTACAGTCATAGACTTATTCAGAATCATCACATCTCTGGTAGCAACCTCGTTGGGCATCTCCCGTTCCAAAACATCCTCCTACGTGGTCGATGAAGACAGCGTTTGGAATTTCGGTCAGATAATGTCGATATTTCTTCTTGCTTTGCCGCTGTTCCAAGCGCTTGAGCTTCTCTATG AGGGCTGGCAGGCAAGTCCAAGGAAGGGTCAAGTCATGGACCTGGATATTAATAGTTCATCCGCGGACCTAAATCAGCCTACTGTGTCGGAGAGAGATGTTTTTCAATTTTCTCGAGTCGTCAACGCCGAAACATTCCGAGAAAACCCAACGAGCACTGCTAGTAGTAGTGTCGACTTGAAAGAACGACTCTACCGCAGTCTTGCTTTCCGGATTTGGATGAGGTTTCTTGTCCTGGGGATGACCGCGGCAACGTGTCTGGTGTGTACTGGCTTGTTTGGGCAAGAAATCGTATTATGA
- a CDS encoding Bax inhibitor-1 family protein (BUSCO:EOG09263K45;~COG:T;~EggNog:ENOG410PJKI;~InterPro:IPR006214;~PFAM:PF01027;~TransMembrane:7 (i68-88o100-119i128-149o155-173i185-205o211-231i243-263o)), translated as MAANARYEPAPQRDSFEDHQYSQAPPSYQATAEPAPRSEDDNVPDDFKFGGTVAEGTLPIRMQFIRKVYAILTVQLLATAIMSSISFFSDSYRTWIQSNVWVMFVSLFGALGLMLVTFWKRKSYPTNLLFLSGFTLLEAYAISVVTSFYESRIVLQALILTLGLFVGLTLFACQTKYDFTNWMPYLFGALWFLILFGFVAMFVPHSSTLELVYGGLGALIFSGYILVDTQLIMRHYHVEEEIAASISLYLDVLNLFLSILRILNSQNNN; from the exons ATGGCGGCAAATGCCAGATATGAGCCGGCTCCTCAGCGAGACTCGTTTGAGGATCACCAATACTCCCAGGCCCCGCCTTCTTATCAGGCTACTGCGGAGCCTGCGCCTCGCAGCGAAGATGACAACGTCCCGGATGACTTCAAG TTCGGCGGCACCGTCGCGGAGGGCACTCTGCCCATCCGTATGCAGTTCATCCGCAAGGTCTACGCAATTCT TACTGTCCAGCTACTCGCAACTGCAATCATGAGctccatctctttcttcagCGATAGCTACCGCACCTGGATCCAGTCCAACGTCTGGGTCATGTTTGTATCCCTCTTCGGCGCTCTCGGCCTCATGCTCGTGACATTCTGGAAGCGCAAGAGTTATCCCACGAACCTCTTGTTCCTCTCTGGATTTACCCTTCTCGAAGCGTACGCCATCAGTGTGGTGACATCATTCTACGAATCCCGAATTGTGCTCCAGGCCCTCATCTTGACCCTGGGCTTGTTCGTAGGCCTCACACTTTTTGCATGCCAAACCAAGTATGACTTCACCAACTGGATGCCCTACCTCTTTGGTGCCCTTTGGTTCCTGATCCTATTTGGATTCGTGGCCATGTTCGTTCCCCACAGCAGCACCTTGGAGCTTGTCTACGGCGGCTTGGGcgccttgatcttctcggGCTATATTCTGGTCGACACCCAGCTTATTATGCGCCACTACcatgttgaggaggagattgcggctTCTATCTCTCTTTACCTTGATGTTCTCAACTTGTTCTTGTCTATCCTGCGGATCCTCAACAGCCAAAACAACAACTAA
- a CDS encoding putative short chain dehydrogenase/reductase family oxidoreductase (COG:Q;~EggNog:ENOG410QE03;~InterPro:IPR036291,IPR002347,IPR020904;~PFAM:PF00106,PF13561;~go_function: GO:0016491 - oxidoreductase activity [Evidence IEA];~go_process: GO:0055114 - oxidation-reduction process [Evidence IEA]) translates to MSFPVQGKTAIVTGAGSGINLSFAKQLLENGCNVLIADLGLRPEAQALVDQYASNAPRAIFQKTDVTVWKQLEQMFEVAEKELGEIDIVCPGAGVYEPHWSNFWRPPGSAPSRDAPDSDRYALIDINLTHPIRTTQLAVSYFLRHGTDSTRQKAIVHISSIAGQNPSLAAPIYSATKHAISGFVRSLAKLDSRCGIRVTAVAPGVIKTPLWTDHPEKLKMVDGGKDGKDAWVTADEVATVMLALVQQDRVSEVIGDKEAKEGGTVYPVSGGTVLEVSKTVRSVLPYNDPGPGTRPGNTASTTASVENEVWELLSTSGWGA, encoded by the exons ATGTCTTTCCCTGTGCAAGGCAAGACGGCCATTGTAACTGGCGCGGGCTCCG GCATAAACCTGAGCTTTGCGAAACAGCTCCTCGAGAACGGGTGTAATGTCCTCATTGCCGACTTGGGTCTTCGTCCTGAGGCGCAAGCCTTGGTTGACCAGTACGCCAGCAATGCTCCCCGGGCTATCTTCCAGAAGACAGACGTGACTGTTtggaagcagctggagcaAATGTTCGAGGTCGCGGAGAAGGAATTGGGTGAGATTGATATTGTTTGTCCTGGAGCGGGCGTTTACGAACCG CACTGGAGCAACTTCTGGCGACCCCCGGGATCCGCACCAAGCCGCGACGCACCAGATAGTGACCGCTACGCCCTAATAGATATCAACCTCACACACCCAATCCGCACAACGCAGCTCGCCGTGTCGTATTTCCTACGACACGGAACAGACAGCACTCGCCAAAAGGCCATCGTGCACATCTCGAGTATAGCCGGACAAAACCCCTCGCTTGCAGCGCCAATCTACTCTGCGACGAAGCACGCGATCAGCGGATTCGTGCGCTCGCTCGCCAAGCTCGACAGCAGATGCGGCATCCGTGTTACGGCTGTCGCACCCGGCGTGATCAAAACGCCGCTGTGGACGGATCACCCTGAGAAACTGAAGATGGTGGACGGTGGGAAGGATGGGAAGGATGCGTGGGTGACAGCTGATGAGGTTGCGACGGTGATGTTGGCGCTGGTGCAGCAGGACCGAGTGAGTGAGGTGATTGGGGAtaaggaggcgaaggagggaGGCACAGTGTATCCGGTCAGTGGAGGGACGGTGTTGGAGGTTTCGAAGACAGTGAGGTCTGTTCTGCCTTATAATGACCCTGGGCCTGGGACGAGACCGGGGAATACGGCGTCGACCACGGCGTCCGTGGAGAACGAGGTGTGGGAGCTGCTGTCGACGAGTGGATGGGGAGCTTGA